One Dehalococcoidia bacterium genomic window, GCGCCAACTATGCATGGTAGCCCTTCACTCCCACACGACCGTGTAGCGACTGCCGGGGACACCCTCCGCCTGCGTGTCCCGGACGCCGCCATGAAGAGCATCCGGAGCAAGGCCGGAGGCTGCCTCCGTCGACGCCCTGGCCTCCGTGGCGGCTGGTGATCGTCACAGCCGCTACCGCCTTCGTCGAGTATCCCGGCGCGCCAGAACGTCGCGCAAGGAATCCGCAGCCTGCTCCGCCGGCGTAAGTCAGTCTTGGAGGCTCAGTGTCAAAGTTTCCGATCATGGCGCTCCTGTCCCTGGTAGCGTTCTCGGCGGCCTGTAGTGGTAGCGATGACGCGCCCCGCGCCGCGAGCCCGACCGCGCCCCCGACGCTAGCGGCGCCGACCGCGACGGTGGCGCCGACGCAGCCCGCCGCGGTGGTACAGCCGTCGCCGACCGTGGCGCCTACCGAGGCGCCGCCGACCGCTCCGCCGCCGACTCGGCCGCCGGCCGTTCAGCCTACGCAGCCGCCTCAACCCACTACGCCGCCCCCGCCGCCAGCGCCATCCGGGCCACCGCCTCCGGTGCGATTCGAGGTGCGTGCCGCGAACCTCGCGTTCAACACCACGCACCTGCACGTCCGCGCCGGCACACAGGTGACAGCGGTGTTCCAGAACGATGACGCGTCTGTGCCGCACAACCTGAGCTTCAACGTGCCCGGCCTGGAGCACGGAGAGACGTGTACCGGGCCCTGCACGGTCAGCCAGACCTTCACGGCGCCCGCGCCCGGCCGCTACCAGTTCTTCTGCACCATCCATCCCATGGTCGGAGACTTCATCGTCGACCCCTGATGGCGCTGCGGACGGGTGCGCCGCCAGCGCGCGCCCGGCGCCGAAGAGGCGCGGGTTGGACTGATCTCCACGCCGCGGCGCCGCCCGATCAGAAGCGAGGGCGCGCTGTTGACAGGCTGAGCGCCCGCCCTGACAATCGCGTTCGACCTGTTGGGCTATTGGCAGGAGGCCCGCCATGGCACTCGTTTTCAAGATCGTCCCTGAGTACCAGCGCGTCGTGCGGTTCACTCTGGGGAAGTACGACGGCGCACCACGCGGACCAGGCTGGGTCTGGGTGATCCCATTCATACACAGCATCACGACCGTCGACCTGCGCGAAGAAGTCTTCGACGTGGAGCCGCAGACCTGCATTACGAAGGACAACGCGCCAGTGACCGTCGACATGCTGGTCTTCATGCGGGTCGTCGACCCGGAGATGGCGGTGCTGAAGGTCCAGAGCTACCGGCTGGCGGCGCGCGGCATGGCGATTACTACGCTCCGCGCCGTCGTCGGCGACCTCATGTTGGATGACGTGCTGGCGAAGCGGGAGCAGATCAACTCCGTCATGCAATCACGCATGGACGAGGTGACGGACCGCTGGGGCGTAAAGGTCAACGCCGTGGAGATCCGCGAGATCCTGCCGCCGCGCGACATCCAGGAGGCCATGAGCCGCCAGATGTCGGCCGAGCGCAACCGCCGCGCGGTGGTCACGGAAGCTGAAGGCACGCGCGAAGCCGCGGTGACGATTGCGACCGGCAACAAGGACGCGGCCATCCTCAACGCCGAGGGCGCAAAGCAGTCGGCAATCCTGAACGCGGAGGGCGCGCGACAGGCCGCCATCCTCAACGCCGAGGGCTTCTCCATGGCCCTCGAACGCATCTTCTCGGTCGCCAACCACATCGACGAAAAGACGATGATCCTGCAGTACCTCGACATGATGAAGGCCCTTGCGGGGAGCAGCGCCAGCAAGTGGATCGTCCCCATGGAGCTGACCTCCTTCGTGCAGGGCTTTGCCCGCAACCTGGCGTCGGCGGCCGGCGGCGACGGCGCCGGCTCCACCTCGGTTGCGAGCCCGCCGCCGGAGGCTGACAGGCGATAGTGGTGGACCGGCCGGCGGACGTCTCGGTTTCGGCCCGCATTACCCGCCTCATCGACCTCGCGCGAAACGAGGAGGCCTCGAAGCTCCTTGGCGTCGAGGGACTGCTCGAGGACCAGCTCGACATCACGTTTCTCGACGACCCGCTCGACTGGGTCGCGTATGACATCGCGCAGGCGATCAAGGCCGCCGACGCGGAGGAGGACGAGGAGGGAGCCGGACCTACCCTGGCGACGCTTGTCGCCGAACTGCGGCTCTACCGGCTGCTGAGGGGCGAGATCGACGGGATTGCCCTTGGTCGGCTTGTGCAGGGCTACCTCGAGGAGGACTAGTCCTTCCGAGATCGTCTCTGCCGGCGCCGTGGCCGGCCGGCGGCGCGCGCAGGAACGCAAGGTGCTTCTCGAAGCGCCGGGGCACGAAAAAGTTCAAGTTTTTCGCAGGTCAGGGACGCGCCGCCGGGTTCCCGCCTGTAGGGCCGGCGCGTCTTCCATGGACGAGCGTTTTGCCCCTTCCAGGAAGCCAGCTTTTGCGCCACGAAATGTGGCCGGCGAATGCGCTAATCTCTTGTAACGATGTTCCGCGTACGGTGCCTGGCGCTCTCTGCCCTGATGTCCGCACTCCTCCTTGCTTGCGGCGGGGGAGGTGAAGACAAGCCGGACGCCACGCCGGAGCCGACGCAGCCGTCGCTCGGGCCCGCGGAGCAGGCCCTTCAGCGCTATGTCGAAACGACGCTCCAGCGGCCTTTCATAGCGGAGTGCGCGAAGGCGGACGTTGCTCTGGATGTGAACAAGATCTGCGCCACCTTTCGAGGCGAGCGCGGCAACCTGCGCGCTTACGTAATCGGCCCGACGTTCTCGGAGGGCTCGCAGTGGGTGATCCTCGAAGACCGCGGCGGCCAGTGGGCCGTGGCCAGCACTACCATCCTCAACGCCGACACGGCGGCCGTGCCCGGGATCCCCTGGCCGCTCCGCACCGGTGTCGACGTCGTAGTTGCCGGTGGAAAGCCCTGCCTTAATGTCCGCGAGGGCCCCGGCCTCAACCAGAGGGCCGTCGACTGCCTTGCGGACGGGACGCGGCTCCGGCTGGCAACTGGCCCTGTAGCGCTCGACAACATCAACTGGTGGCAGATCGAAGGGCGCGCCGGCTGGGTCTCCGGCGACTACCTCCGCTATCCGGACGCCGCCCAGTAGAGGTGGAGGCTCATCGGCAGGTGGTGCAGGACGCCGGTTGAGGATGGGCGCGCCGGCCTCAGTTGTTCCGGGGGTTGCGGCCGGGGTCGTGAGAGCCGGCCATGGCGACGATGAACATCTCGAGCATCTCGAGTAAGTCCTCACGCGCCTCCATCAGGCCGTGGCCGGCGCCTTCGATGAGGGTCAGGCGTTTCGGTTGCCTGGCCCGCTCATAGATGTCCTCGCTTGCCTCAGGCGGGAGGACAGTGTCGGCGGTGCCGTGCACCAACAGCAGCGGCCTCGGCGCCAGGTTTTCGACCGTGGACGTGCCGAAGCGCTGGCTGGAGAGCGCGGCCACAGCCGTCACGGCGGGCGAAAGCTCTCCGGCCTTTATGACGACGGCGCCACCGAAGCTGTGCCCGACCAGCACTACGGCCCCGCCACCAATGCCCTTCAGGAACGAGAGCGCCCCCAGGACATCGAGCACGCATTCCTCGAACTGCCCGGGGATGCGGTAGTTGACACGCAGAGTGCTCAACCCCTTGCCCACGAGGCGCGTCGCGAGCTCCTTGTAGACGCCGCCGGCAGGCCCGTCGAAGCCGCCCATTGCGCCGCCGACCATCAGGGCCACGCCCGGCTGGCCCTCGCAGGGGGTGAACATGCAGTAGATGTCGCCGCGCGATGTGCGCAGGATGATCTGGAAGTTGCCGTCCGGGTCGCGGTCCGCGTGCACGCCCTCGATGTTGAGGGTGAGGTCCCCGGAGAGGTCCTTCTCGCCGCCGGCGTCGCGCATGCGCTTCCTCGGCTCTACTTTACCGTCGCCCTGTACCTCGCGACGAAACGCGCCATGCGTCTCATGGCTTCCTGCAGCAGTTCGTACTTCTGGGCGTAGCAGATGCGCACGTGGCCCCGGCCGGCTTCGCCGAAGGCGGAACCGGGCACCACTGCCACCTTCTCCTCGATCAGGAGCCTTTCGGCGAAATCGTCGTCGCTCAGGCCGGTGGAGGCGATGGAGGGGAAGGCGTAGAAGGCGCCCCTTGGCTCCACGAGGGCCAGGCCCATCTCGCGGCAGGACTGGACAACGAGCTTGCGCCGGCGGGCGTACTCCGCCAGCATGCCCTGCACGTCTTCTTCGCCGTTTTGAAGCGCCTCCAGGGCCGCATACTGGGCCGCCGTGGGTGCGGACATCATCACGTACTGGTGGATCTTCATCATCGCTTCCGTGAGCGCGGGAGGCGCGCACACGTAGCCGAGACGGAAGCCCGTCATCGCGTAGGTCTTGGAGAAGCCGCCCAGGAGCAGCGTGCGCTCCTTCATGCCCGGTAGCGAGGCGAAGCAGACGTGGTCGACGCCGTATACCAGGCGGTCGTAGATCTCGTCCGCGATGACGAAAAGGTCGTTCCTCTCGGCGAACTGGGCGACCGCCTCCAGGGCGGGGCGGTCCATCACCGCGCCCGTGGGATTGGCTGGATAGCCCAGGAGCACCGCCTTGGTCTGAGGCGTCAGGCGCTCCTCCAGGCTGGAAACATCGAGCCTGAAGCCGTTCTCCGGCGTGGTGGGCACGGGGACGAAAACGCCGCCGGCGAGCACGACCGCCGGCATATAGGCGACGTAGGCCGGGTCTGCCGAAAGGACTTCGTCGCCGGGGTCCAGGATGGCGTGGGCCGCCAGGTTCAGGGCCTCGCTGACGCCGGTGGTGAGGATGATCTCGTTCGCGGGGTTATAGCAGACACCATAGAGCCGCTCCAGCTGACGCGATACCAGCTGGCGCAGCTCGGGGAGCCCGTAATTCGAGGTGTACGCCGTTATCCCGTCTTCGATCGACCTGATAGCGGCCTGGCGGATACCGTTCGGTGTCTCGAAGTCCGGCTCGCCCACTCCTAGCGAGATCACGCCATCGGTCGTCGCGATCAGCTCGAAGAAGCGGCGGATGCCGGAGGACGAAATAAGGTCGAGGCGCTGCGAGACAGCGCCCCGGCGAGTCACTGGCTTCCCAGTCGAAACCATGGGCCGAGTATATGTTAAGCCCGCCCTCTGGGCCAGTTTCAACCGCTGTTGACTCGCCGCCCCGGCTGAGCGGGCCGGCGTAAGCGGCCGCGCCCGCGACTGAGGGACGCGACTGCAACACATCCGCCACCCTCGCAAGTGCCGCCGCGGGGCGATTTTGTGAGCGCCTGCAGCCAAGAATCAGACCTTGAACGCGCGACAACGCGCGAAATCTGGACCCAGCGAGGTGCTGCATGGACCCACCAAAGAAGGAACGCCTCTTGACCCTCGGCGGCGTACTCACCATGGCAGTCGGCCTGGCGCTCGCGGCGCAATCGTGGGCGGCGCCGGCGAACGGTACACCCCTGGCCCGGTCCGCGGACAAGGTCGTGGTCTGTCATCGCGAAGGCAACGGCTCCTCGCACGAAATCGAAGTCGACGACAATGCCCTGCCTGCTCACATGGACCACGGTGACGCGCTCGGCCCGTGCCCGACGGCGACAGGGATCCCCCAGACCGCCGTGACGGGCACCAGCACCGTGACCAGCACGCCGACTACGGCTGCGGCCACCAACACGCCCACAGCGACCGCCACCTCAAGTGCGGCCACGAATACGCCGACGGCAACCACCGCCGGCGCGACCAACACGCCGACGGCCACCGCCACCACCGGCGCGGCGACCAACACGCCGACGGCGACCGCCACCACCGGCGCGGCGACGAATACGCCGACGCCAACCGAGACCGTCGTCAACGGCGCTCTGGGCATCGAGGCCGGCGCTGGTCCCGGCGCGGCCGGCGGAGTGCAGGGCGGCGCTGACCTGGCCGTCGCGCCGGTGGAGCAGCCGGGCGAGGGCGTCCAGGGCGCTGCTGGCCTCCAGGAGCAAGTCCTCGGCGCCAGCCGTGAGGGCGTCCTCGGCGCGGCCCGCGCAACCGGCCTGCCCAGCGCCGGCGATGGAGGCGAGCCCGGCGGCGTCGACTGTCTGCTGGTCGCGGGCGTAGCGCTTGTCCTGATGGGCGGAGCCCTCGCGGCCTCGCGCTTCACCGCCCGCGGCTAACGCCGCCACAACCGAATAGAGCCTCCCCGGCCCGCCTCCGATCTGGAGACGGGCCGGTTTCTTCAAGCGGCCGGCCGTAGTTCAGGGCCATCGCCGGCAGGCTGCTTCCTATTGCGCCCGCATTCCCGTGCGGGGGATGCGCCGGCTTCGTGATGAATGCTCCAGATATTCCCCGCCTGGCTAGGCGGGTCTGTCAGCCGTGATAGGCAAGAGTGAGATCAGGAAAGCCAAGGAGGAAATCTTGACGAAGAACCGGTTTGTCTCGTTTGCGGGCCTGGCCGCACTCTTGGCCGGGCTGGCGATGCTTGCCTACTACGCCGCTTCGCCGGCAGCACCGGCCCTGGGTAGTGACCATGGTGCTTGCTCCAGCGCCGAGCACCTTAGCGTCGAGGGCAGCAGCGACTCCATCAGCTTCAGCGCGCCGGCCGGCACGGTTATCGCCGGCGTCTGCATCAAGTCCGGCGAGAACATGTTCGGTGGGGGACACAGTCCCCTGATCTCTGGCGACTACAACGACGGCTGCTACGTCGTCGACTTCAACGCGGGCATGACCTCCGTAACCGTGACGCGCGTCGGTAGTGGACCGAACTGCCAGGGGTTGAGCCACATCGACGTTGACGCCAGCGTCGCCACCTCGCCTACGGCGACGTCTACGCCTCCCGGGCAGGGCATAACGACACCGACTGCCACGGCCGTGCCGCCGACGGCGACTCAGACCACCGTCCCGCCGACGGCGACACCCACGGCCCCGGGGCAGGAGCCGACCGCCACGGCCACGAGCGTCCCGCCGACGGCGGCAGGCACAACTGCGCCAACGGTTACTCTCACCCCGGTTACAGGCGGCGTCATCGTCCAGCCGACCAGCACGCCGGTGACCGGCGCCGGCGGTCTGCAGGGCGGGGGCGGCGAGCTTCAGCAGGAGGTACAGGGCGTGACTCAGGCCCCGCAGGAAGGCGTCACAGGAGTTCAGGGTGTCGCCGGCGCTACCCGCCTCCCGGGCACGGGCTCCGGCGGCTCCAGCGAGCCGGGCAGCGGTGTCCTCGTTGCCGGCCTCGCACTCGTGCTGCTTGGCGGCGCCCTCGCCTCGTCTCGCCTCATCATCCGGGACTAGACCGGCCTACTCCGGCGCCGGTGTCATTCAGGCCCGCCCCTCCCGTGAGGAGGGGCGGGCCGCAGATCTCGCGCTGGGATGGAGCGTTCAGACTGGCGGGCGTCTCGTCGACCAGGAAGTGGCCTGCTCGTAGGCGTGCGCGACGCGGAGCATGGTTGCCTCGTCGAAGGGCTTCGCCAGCACCTGCAGGCCGACAGGGAGGGGCTTACCATCGATCTCAACGAAGCCTGCAGGGACCGACATTCCCGGCAGGCCAGCGATGTTGACGGGCAGCGTGAAGATGTCGCTCAGGTACATCGCGAAGGGGTCGTCCACCTTCTCACCGATCTTGAAGGCCGGGGTCGGAGAGACGGGGGTGAGGAGGACATCGTACCTCGCGAAGGCGGCGTCGAACTCGCGCCGGATGAGGGTCCGGACCTTCTGCGCCTTCAGGTAGTAGGCATCGTAGTAGCCCGCGGAGAGGGCGTACGTGCCGAGCATGATGCGGCGTTTCACCTCATCCCCGAAGCCGTACTGGCGCGTGCGCTCCATGTTTTCCCACATGGAGGCCCCGCCCTGGTAGGAGTACCCGTACTTGACGCCGTCGTAGCGGGCGAGGTTAGCGGAAGCCTCGCTCGGGGCGATGACGTAGTAGACCGCCAGGGCCGCGTCAGTGCTGGGCAGCGAGACCTCGAAGTCGACCTCAGCGCCCAGGCGTTCGACCTCGTCGATGGCGGCGAGGAAGGCCTTGCGGACGCCAGCGTCGAGGTTGTCCGGCAGGTACTCCTTCGGGACGCCGACGCGCAGTCCCTTGAGGTCGCCTGTCAGAGACCTCGTGAAGTCCGGGACATCGAGGGGCGCTGAGGTCGAGTCGCGACGATCGTGTCCGCAGATGGCATTCAGCACCAGTGCGGCGTCGCGGACGGTGCGAGTGAAGGGACCGATCTGGTCGAGCGAGCTGGCGAAGGCCACGAGGCCGTAGCGGCTTACGCGCCCGTAGGTGGGCTTGACGCCAACCACGCCGCAGAGAGCGGCGGGCTGACGGATGGAGCCGCCCGTGTCGGAGCCAAGGGCGAAGAGGCACTCGCCCGCAGCGGTCGCCGCGGCCGAGCCGCCGGAGGAGCCGCCCGGGACGCGCTCGAGGTCCCAAGGATTGTGGGTCGGGAAGAAGGCCGAGTTTTCCGTAGATGAGCCCATGGCGAACTCGTCCATGTTCGACTTCCCGACCATCACGGCGCCCGCGGCCTTGAGGCGCTCGATGACGGAGGCGTCGTAGGGCGGCACGAAGTTCTCGAGCATGCGCGAAGAGCACGTCGTGCGCACGCCGTTGGTCACGATCACATCCTTGACGCAGACCGGCACGCCGGTCAGTGCGTCCGCCTGGCCGCGAGCTATCCGCTCGTCGGCGGCGCGCGCCTGGTCGAGGGCGAGGTCGGAAGTCACCGTGACGTAAGCCCGGATGCTAGGGTCCACTGCCTCTATGCGTTCGAGCACGGCGCGCGTCAGTTCGGCTGAGCTGATCTCCCGCCGGTCGAGAAGGTCGCGGGCTTCGCTGATTGTCAGGTAGTGAAGTTCGCTCACGCGGTCACTCTTCGAGCACGGCACGCACCCGGAGGTAGCCGTCCTGTTCCGACGGGGCGTTGGCGAGCACCAGGCGCCGGTCCAACGAGGGCTCCGGCTCGTCCTCGGCCACGACACCTTCGAGGGGCAGCGTGTGCATGGTCGGAGGGACGTCGTCGGTCGGGATAAGCTTCAGGACCTCGAAGTGGTCGAGGATATCCGAGAGCTGGTGCTGGAACTTCGCGACATCGTCCTCCGTAAGGCCCACGCGGGCCAGCTTCGCGACGTGGAGCACCTCTTCGCGGCTGAGGGGCACTGCTGCCTCCTTTCGACACTCTCCCTACAGGAAGCATAGGGCGCGGCTGCTGCAGGGTCTAACCCGGTGGCATCGCCCGCGGGCGGCTGATACGATGGCTTGCGGCGGGTGAGGAGGTGGCTTGAGGGACACCCTTCGCGGCGGGCAGGACGGTGCCGGCGGCCAGGCAGGCACGGAGCCGTGCCCGGCTGAGCCCCCGGCAGGCCTCGACCAGGTCTCATTAGGGCAACCCAGTTATGTGTGGCGCTTCGGCCAGGAGCGGCGGCTGGAGATGATCCGCCGCCATCTGCCTCTGGAGGGCGCCCGCGTCCTCGATATCGGGTGTGGCCTGGGGGCATACGTCCGCCGGTTCACGGACTTCACGGACCGAGCCTACGGCATCGACATTGACCTTGCCCGCCTCAAGCGTGGCTCGGAGGCGGGCGTGCGCGGCCTCGCCCTCGCTGTGAGCGAGTCGCTCCCCTTCGCGGACGGCGTCTTCGACGGCGTCCTGCTCAATGAGGTGATCGAGCACGTCCGCGATGACCGGGAGACGTTGCGGGAGTCGCTGCGCGTAACCAGGGAAGGCGGCAAGGTGGTGATCTTCGCGCCCAACCGCTTCTATCCCTTCGAGACGCATGGCATCTACGTGGGCAAGAAGTATGTCTTCGGTAACATCCCTCTTGTGAACTACCTGCCGGACACCCTGCGCCGCCGCGTAGTCCCGCACGCGCGGGCGTACACGCGCGCGGGACTCGAGGCCCTGACGCGCGGCTTGCCCGCGCGCTGGGCGGAGTGGACCGTGGTCTACCCCGGCTTCGACAACATCATGGCCCGGAACAAGGCCCTCGGTTCAATCGCCCGCGGCACAACCTATCGCCTGGAGAGCACCTGGCTGCGCTGGTTCGGCCTGTCGCACTTCCTGGTGCTGGAGAAGCTAGCGGCGGTCCCCGCTTAGACCATGGCAACGCAAGGTCGCAACGGCAGGAACGGTAATGGTGCGCGCGCCGCGCGTCGCAGGGCGAGGCGGAGCGTCCACGGGCGAGCTTCCAAGGGCCTGAACCGGTGGCTCGGCGCCTTGCTCATGGTCGGCATCCTCGGCTTCATCGCCGGCCTGATCGCGATAGTAGCGGCCTACGCCTACTACCAGGACATCGCGGACGCCCTCGTAGCCCCGGACGAGTTGGCGATCAACCAGCCTTCTTTTGGCGCCAAGATCCTGGACCGGAACGGCAAGCTGCTCTACGAGTACGTGGACGACCGCTCCGGACTGAGGCGCCCCATCAAGCTCGCCGACATCTCGGATGCATTCCTGGCCGCGACCATCGCGACCGAGGACGACAGCTTCTTCACGAACCCGGGCATCAACATCCGCGGCCTCGCGCGCGCAGCATGGGAGAACAGCCCCTTCTCCGGCACGGCGAACCTCTTCTCCGGGTCGGGCGGGAGCTCGATCACGCAGCAGCTCGTGAAGAACGTATACATCGGCCAGGAGACGGTCTCGCAGGCCACCCGCGCCGACCGCGAAATCTCCGACCTCAAGACCGAGATCACGCGCATCCAGACACAGACCGGCGTCGTCCGCCCCTTTGACAACGCCGCGGAGACGGAGGCGCTGCTCGCGGACCTGCAGTTGAGGCAGCGTGAGCGGCCTACGCCGGCGCTGGCTACCCACCTCGACCTGGTCAGCCGATTGCTCGCGAAGCAGAAGGAGCGCGACCGCCTGGAGAAGGAGATCCTCGAGCAGCGCCAGACGCGCTCGGTCGAACGCAAGCTCAAGGAGATCGTCTACGCGATCGAGCTGACGAACCGCTATTCGAAGGAGCAGATCCTCGAGTGGTACGTCAATCAGATCAGCTACGGCGGCGTGTACAACGGCGTGCAGGCGGCGAGCCTCGGTTACTTCGGCAAGCCGGCCAGCGAGTTGACGCTCTCGGAGGCGGCGTTGCTCGCCGGTATCCCCCAGTCTCCCGCGGCCTACGACCCCGTCAACAACCCGGAGGGCGCGCGCCGCCGCCGCGACCAGATACTGGACCTGATGCACCGCCAGGGCCGGATCCGCATAGGCCACGACAAGTACTTCGAGCTGACGGAGGAGCAGCTCATCGCCGCGAAGGCGGAGCCAGTCGAGATCGCAGTCAAGCGTTTTCCCATCGAGGCGCCGCACTTCGTGCTCCAGTACGTGCAGCCACAACTGGAGAGGCTCTTCGGCCGCGACGCCCTGTTCCGCGATGGCCTCATCGTCACGACCACCCTGGACCTCGACCTGCAGCACGAGGCCAACAACATCCTCGAGCGCTGGATTCTCGAGTTCGAGCGGACATCGGGCACCCACAATGGCGCCACCATGGTCCTCGATCCCAGGACGGGCGAGGTCCTGGCGATGGTCGGCAGCCGGGACTACTTCCGCGAGGATATCCAGGGCAAGAACAACAACGTTACTGCCTGCAACTCTCCCGGCTCATCGTTCAAGCCGTTCGCCTACCTCACGACGTTCCTCGAGCTAGGCTGGGGTCCGGGCACGCTAATCCTCGACACGCCGGTGACTTACAAGCAGGTGGACGGGACCGAGTTCGTGCCCACAAACCCTGGAAAGAACTTCCAGGGGCCGATCACCATTCGCAACGCGCTCGGAAACTCCCTGAACATCCCGGCCAACAAGGCGGCTGCTGCCGTTGGCCCGGAGAAGATCGTCACCCAGGCGCGAAAGATGGGCTTCGTAAAGTCGTTCCGGAGCAGACAGAACGACGGCTGCTCTGCCGGGACTTACGGGCCCGCGATCGCTACGGGAGGCGTCGACATCACACTGGAAGAGATGGTCTTCGGCTACTCCGTCTTCGCGAACGGCGGAATGATGCGCGGGATGACGCCGTTCCCTCCGGGCCACGGCGCCGGCGAGCGCAAGCTCGACCCCATCGCCATCCTGAAGGTCGAAGACGCGCAGAAGCGCGTCCGATTCGACGTATCGCAGCGCCGCGGCGAAGAGCGCGTGGTCAAGCCGGAGTTCACCTACCTGATCTCGAACATCCTCTCTGACCCCTCGGCTCAGTGCATAACCTTCGGGTGCGGCGGCATCACGGTGCCGGGCCGCCAGGTGGCTGTGAAAACAGGGACCAGCGAGCCCTTCGACCCCAAGGGGCCCTTCGCCGGCATGATCGGCGAGACCTGGACTTTCGGCTACACGCCGGACATCGTGGT contains:
- a CDS encoding cupredoxin domain-containing protein yields the protein MRFEVRAANLAFNTTHLHVRAGTQVTAVFQNDDASVPHNLSFNVPGLEHGETCTGPCTVSQTFTAPAPGRYQFFCTIHPMVGDFIVDP
- a CDS encoding SPFH domain-containing protein translates to MALVFKIVPEYQRVVRFTLGKYDGAPRGPGWVWVIPFIHSITTVDLREEVFDVEPQTCITKDNAPVTVDMLVFMRVVDPEMAVLKVQSYRLAARGMAITTLRAVVGDLMLDDVLAKREQINSVMQSRMDEVTDRWGVKVNAVEIREILPPRDIQEAMSRQMSAERNRRAVVTEAEGTREAAVTIATGNKDAAILNAEGAKQSAILNAEGARQAAILNAEGFSMALERIFSVANHIDEKTMILQYLDMMKALAGSSASKWIVPMELTSFVQGFARNLASAAGGDGAGSTSVASPPPEADRR
- a CDS encoding SH3 domain-containing protein codes for the protein MFRVRCLALSALMSALLLACGGGGEDKPDATPEPTQPSLGPAEQALQRYVETTLQRPFIAECAKADVALDVNKICATFRGERGNLRAYVIGPTFSEGSQWVILEDRGGQWAVASTTILNADTAAVPGIPWPLRTGVDVVVAGGKPCLNVREGPGLNQRAVDCLADGTRLRLATGPVALDNINWWQIEGRAGWVSGDYLRYPDAAQ
- a CDS encoding alpha/beta hydrolase; translation: MRDAGGEKDLSGDLTLNIEGVHADRDPDGNFQIILRTSRGDIYCMFTPCEGQPGVALMVGGAMGGFDGPAGGVYKELATRLVGKGLSTLRVNYRIPGQFEECVLDVLGALSFLKGIGGGAVVLVGHSFGGAVVIKAGELSPAVTAVAALSSQRFGTSTVENLAPRPLLLVHGTADTVLPPEASEDIYERARQPKRLTLIEGAGHGLMEAREDLLEMLEMFIVAMAGSHDPGRNPRNN
- a CDS encoding aminotransferase class I/II-fold pyridoxal phosphate-dependent enzyme, whose product is MVSTGKPVTRRGAVSQRLDLISSSGIRRFFELIATTDGVISLGVGEPDFETPNGIRQAAIRSIEDGITAYTSNYGLPELRQLVSRQLERLYGVCYNPANEIILTTGVSEALNLAAHAILDPGDEVLSADPAYVAYMPAVVLAGGVFVPVPTTPENGFRLDVSSLEERLTPQTKAVLLGYPANPTGAVMDRPALEAVAQFAERNDLFVIADEIYDRLVYGVDHVCFASLPGMKERTLLLGGFSKTYAMTGFRLGYVCAPPALTEAMMKIHQYVMMSAPTAAQYAALEALQNGEEDVQGMLAEYARRRKLVVQSCREMGLALVEPRGAFYAFPSIASTGLSDDDFAERLLIEEKVAVVPGSAFGEAGRGHVRICYAQKYELLQEAMRRMARFVARYRATVK
- the gatA gene encoding Asp-tRNA(Asn)/Glu-tRNA(Gln) amidotransferase subunit GatA is translated as MSELHYLTISEARDLLDRREISSAELTRAVLERIEAVDPSIRAYVTVTSDLALDQARAADERIARGQADALTGVPVCVKDVIVTNGVRTTCSSRMLENFVPPYDASVIERLKAAGAVMVGKSNMDEFAMGSSTENSAFFPTHNPWDLERVPGGSSGGSAAATAAGECLFALGSDTGGSIRQPAALCGVVGVKPTYGRVSRYGLVAFASSLDQIGPFTRTVRDAALVLNAICGHDRRDSTSAPLDVPDFTRSLTGDLKGLRVGVPKEYLPDNLDAGVRKAFLAAIDEVERLGAEVDFEVSLPSTDAALAVYYVIAPSEASANLARYDGVKYGYSYQGGASMWENMERTRQYGFGDEVKRRIMLGTYALSAGYYDAYYLKAQKVRTLIRREFDAAFARYDVLLTPVSPTPAFKIGEKVDDPFAMYLSDIFTLPVNIAGLPGMSVPAGFVEIDGKPLPVGLQVLAKPFDEATMLRVAHAYEQATSWSTRRPPV
- the gatC gene encoding Asp-tRNA(Asn)/Glu-tRNA(Gln) amidotransferase subunit GatC yields the protein MPLSREEVLHVAKLARVGLTEDDVAKFQHQLSDILDHFEVLKLIPTDDVPPTMHTLPLEGVVAEDEPEPSLDRRLVLANAPSEQDGYLRVRAVLEE
- a CDS encoding class I SAM-dependent methyltransferase, which gives rise to MRDTLRGGQDGAGGQAGTEPCPAEPPAGLDQVSLGQPSYVWRFGQERRLEMIRRHLPLEGARVLDIGCGLGAYVRRFTDFTDRAYGIDIDLARLKRGSEAGVRGLALAVSESLPFADGVFDGVLLNEVIEHVRDDRETLRESLRVTREGGKVVIFAPNRFYPFETHGIYVGKKYVFGNIPLVNYLPDTLRRRVVPHARAYTRAGLEALTRGLPARWAEWTVVYPGFDNIMARNKALGSIARGTTYRLESTWLRWFGLSHFLVLEKLAAVPA
- a CDS encoding transglycosylase domain-containing protein, with protein sequence MATQGRNGRNGNGARAARRRARRSVHGRASKGLNRWLGALLMVGILGFIAGLIAIVAAYAYYQDIADALVAPDELAINQPSFGAKILDRNGKLLYEYVDDRSGLRRPIKLADISDAFLAATIATEDDSFFTNPGINIRGLARAAWENSPFSGTANLFSGSGGSSITQQLVKNVYIGQETVSQATRADREISDLKTEITRIQTQTGVVRPFDNAAETEALLADLQLRQRERPTPALATHLDLVSRLLAKQKERDRLEKEILEQRQTRSVERKLKEIVYAIELTNRYSKEQILEWYVNQISYGGVYNGVQAASLGYFGKPASELTLSEAALLAGIPQSPAAYDPVNNPEGARRRRDQILDLMHRQGRIRIGHDKYFELTEEQLIAAKAEPVEIAVKRFPIEAPHFVLQYVQPQLERLFGRDALFRDGLIVTTTLDLDLQHEANNILERWILEFERTSGTHNGATMVLDPRTGEVLAMVGSRDYFREDIQGKNNNVTACNSPGSSFKPFAYLTTFLELGWGPGTLILDTPVTYKQVDGTEFVPTNPGKNFQGPITIRNALGNSLNIPANKAAAAVGPEKIVTQARKMGFVKSFRSRQNDGCSAGTYGPAIATGGVDITLEEMVFGYSVFANGGMMRGMTPFPPGHGAGERKLDPIAILKVEDAQKRVRFDVSQRRGEERVVKPEFTYLISNILSDPSAQCITFGCGGITVPGRQVAVKTGTSEPFDPKGPFAGMIGETWTFGYTPDIVVGVWAGNSDNTPIRPNIFSTSIAFRAMRDTLQAWYAGRPSTPFERPEGVVEETVCVPSGKRPTPLCGRTTRDIFAKDSLPKEDDTWWQRVRIDGRTGLLATPSTPPQFVQEQVMLAIPRELMQTEEDRKQWQEWADTLGIPLAPTDFSPASAGGGTTPDLPAAIFSPVPGQTVTGQVTITGRASTTNFLAYTLEYGAGVTPTGWQQITQSTNQVASGPLGTWNTQGLAPGIYTLRLVVVDRSGRQVVASVTVSVGAPTPTPVATSPAPRP